In the genome of Pelagibacterium nitratireducens, one region contains:
- a CDS encoding aminoglycoside phosphotransferase family protein: protein MILSRRAPKRFPQGVPIGTAPHDTVLNKAAIRWSLSKITQVAETSVAWTYKVQRDDNSHAALRIYKPGTVDPERAGNLLEWYRGDGAIRHFGTAENAVLTEWAEGRMLSEPALDGKDAQATSAIANLVGMLHVSRPDEPDNLVPLREYLSDFFAADVRIWPDTARDLYARSVGIAYATLDKPAAEIPLHGAVHHDRIVLAERGWIARSPVGLWGDPAYDLAASFLHPWGKVELAADPVRINAMADAFATKLGHKRKRILAFAAIYAANSACQALAAGESINWHLAVLPNLLAVYDLA, encoded by the coding sequence GTGATTCTTTCCCGGCGCGCGCCCAAACGCTTTCCACAGGGGGTTCCGATCGGCACCGCACCGCACGACACAGTCCTCAACAAGGCCGCCATCCGCTGGAGCCTTTCCAAGATTACCCAGGTGGCCGAGACATCCGTTGCCTGGACCTACAAGGTCCAGCGTGACGATAACAGCCACGCAGCCTTGCGTATCTACAAGCCCGGCACTGTCGACCCCGAAAGGGCAGGAAACCTGCTCGAATGGTATCGCGGGGATGGGGCGATACGCCATTTCGGCACGGCGGAGAACGCCGTTCTGACCGAGTGGGCGGAAGGCAGGATGCTGTCCGAGCCGGCGCTTGACGGCAAGGACGCGCAGGCAACGAGCGCCATCGCCAACCTTGTTGGCATGCTCCATGTCAGCCGTCCGGACGAACCGGACAATCTGGTGCCGTTGCGCGAATATCTGAGCGATTTTTTTGCCGCCGACGTGCGGATATGGCCCGACACCGCGCGCGATCTCTATGCCCGCTCGGTGGGCATTGCCTACGCGACGCTCGACAAACCCGCAGCTGAAATTCCGCTCCACGGCGCCGTTCATCACGATCGGATCGTTCTGGCCGAGCGGGGTTGGATCGCGCGTTCCCCCGTGGGGCTTTGGGGCGACCCCGCCTATGATCTGGCGGCCAGCTTTCTGCACCCCTGGGGAAAGGTCGAATTGGCGGCCGATCCTGTTCGGATCAATGCCATGGCCGATGCCTTTGCCACCAAGCTCGGCCACAAGCGCAAGCGCATCCTGGCCTTCGCGGCAATCTATGCGGCCAATTCAGCCTGTCAGGCGCTTGCCGCCGGCGAATCCATCAACTGGCATTTGGCCGTTCTGCCCAATCTTCTGGCGGTCTACGATCTGGCTTGA
- the yacG gene encoding DNA gyrase inhibitor YacG: MPTNVTRLRPPKPCPICGKSSVQQFHPFCSARCADVDLNRWLTGNYVIPGATSSADEYDADSFLPDDEDQD, encoded by the coding sequence ATGCCCACCAATGTAACGCGACTACGGCCACCCAAACCGTGCCCGATCTGCGGCAAGTCTTCGGTGCAGCAGTTCCATCCCTTCTGCTCGGCCCGCTGCGCCGACGTCGATCTCAACCGTTGGCTCACGGGCAATTATGTGATCCCCGGAGCCACCTCTTCGGCTGACGAGTACGATGCAGACTCGTTCTTGCCGGACGATGAGGACCAGGACTGA
- a CDS encoding Maf-like protein has protein sequence MSSRRPEFILASASPRRLALLNQIGIEPDHLIPAHVDETPEKGELPRRLAQRLAHAKAFEVRNKARQAGLATESVILAADTVVAVGRRILPKAETMDEAASCLRLLSGRAHRVFTGVCVISASGQARERLVDTRIRFKRLSNKEIEAYLASGEWNGKAGGYAIQGIAGAFAVKLSGSYSAVVGLPLFETVGLLTGEGYPVHFNWLNATALPGV, from the coding sequence GTGTCCAGCAGACGCCCCGAATTCATTCTTGCTTCGGCCTCGCCGCGTCGGCTCGCGCTCCTCAACCAGATCGGCATCGAGCCCGACCATCTGATTCCCGCCCATGTTGACGAGACTCCCGAAAAGGGCGAGTTGCCGCGCCGCCTGGCCCAGCGCCTCGCGCACGCCAAGGCTTTCGAGGTTCGCAACAAGGCGCGTCAGGCGGGATTGGCGACCGAATCGGTGATCCTTGCCGCCGATACGGTGGTCGCCGTGGGACGACGCATTCTGCCCAAGGCCGAAACCATGGACGAGGCGGCAAGCTGCCTGCGGCTGCTGTCGGGCCGTGCGCATCGGGTCTTTACCGGCGTATGCGTTATTTCCGCATCCGGGCAGGCCCGCGAACGGCTGGTCGATACCCGCATCCGCTTCAAGCGCCTTTCCAACAAGGAAATCGAGGCCTATCTGGCCAGTGGCGAATGGAACGGCAAGGCGGGCGGCTATGCCATTCAAGGCATTGCCGGAGCCTTTGCGGTCAAGCTCAGCGGGTCTTATTCCGCCGTCGTGGGTCTGCCGCTGTTTGAAACTGTCGGCCTGTTGACCGGCGAGGGCTACCCCGTCCATTTCAACTGGCTCAACGCGACGGCCCTTCCAGGGGTGTAA
- the infA gene encoding translation initiation factor IF-1 produces the protein MAKEEVLEFPGVVTELLPNATFRVKLENEHEIIAHTAGRMRKNRIRVLAGDKVLVEMTPYDLTKGRITYRFK, from the coding sequence ATGGCAAAGGAAGAAGTGCTCGAATTTCCGGGCGTTGTCACCGAATTGCTTCCCAACGCGACATTTCGCGTCAAGCTCGAGAACGAACACGAGATCATCGCCCATACAGCCGGGCGCATGCGCAAGAATCGCATCCGCGTTCTGGCCGGCGACAAGGTGCTCGTGGAGATGACGCCCTACGATCTGACCAAGGGCCGCATCACCTACCGTTTCAAGTAA
- a CDS encoding UPF0262 family protein has translation MEKRPFDPETDRIVTVTLDPTTITSVDPDEVHEWRVAIYDLIDTNRFYPARVTANGPYALHLSIIHNHIVLDVRHPETFSPIAAHYLSLTPFRSLIRDYFRIRESYYEAIRSASTFQIEAVDMGRRGLHNQAAELLIERLDNKLVMDLETARRLFTLICAVQPYAARVTEQESQLPTILFVCSMNSVRSPIAAALARKHFPGRLVARSAGVRSGKVDHFVHQVMEEVGIDMSVHTPHTMDELVASNFDIIVTLADDANIAVAERGLEAAIMEHWATPDPSEIEGSRELVLGAYRELRDTMDIKLRGVLEPMLTRAGKSA, from the coding sequence ATGGAAAAGCGGCCCTTCGATCCCGAGACCGACAGGATCGTCACGGTTACGCTCGATCCCACAACGATCACCTCGGTCGATCCCGACGAGGTCCATGAATGGCGCGTCGCCATCTACGACCTTATCGACACCAACCGCTTTTACCCCGCACGGGTCACCGCCAACGGCCCTTACGCGCTGCACCTGTCGATCATTCACAACCATATCGTGCTCGACGTCCGGCATCCCGAAACGTTCAGCCCCATTGCCGCGCATTATCTTTCGCTCACCCCGTTCAGGAGCCTGATTCGGGACTATTTCCGCATCCGCGAAAGCTATTACGAGGCGATCCGTTCGGCCTCGACGTTTCAGATCGAGGCCGTCGATATGGGCCGGCGCGGCCTGCACAACCAGGCAGCCGAACTCTTGATCGAGCGGCTCGACAATAAACTGGTCATGGATCTCGAAACCGCGCGTCGGCTGTTCACCCTTATTTGTGCCGTCCAGCCCTACGCGGCTCGGGTGACCGAGCAGGAAAGCCAGTTGCCCACCATCCTGTTCGTGTGTTCGATGAATTCGGTGCGCTCTCCCATCGCTGCGGCCCTGGCCCGTAAGCATTTCCCCGGACGCCTCGTTGCCCGCTCGGCCGGTGTGCGCTCGGGCAAGGTCGACCATTTCGTCCATCAGGTCATGGAAGAGGTGGGCATCGACATGTCGGTTCACACACCGCATACCATGGACGAACTGGTGGCCTCCAACTTCGACATCATCGTCACTCTGGCCGATGATGCCAACATCGCCGTTGCTGAACGCGGGCTCGAAGCGGCCATCATGGAACATTGGGCGACGCCCGATCCTTCCGAAATCGAAGGCAGCCGGGAACTGGTCCTGGGCGCCTATCGCGAGTTGCGTGATACCATGGATATCAAGCTGCGTGGTGTGCTCGAGCCCATGCTGACCAGGGCCGGAAAAAGCGCCTGA
- the hisD gene encoding histidinol dehydrogenase, whose protein sequence is MTALLSSADPGFAQAFETLLGSKREASVEVGETVAAIIADVRARGDAALIELTRKFDGLELTPQTMRFSAQEIDTAYGAVSPQIRDALTLAHKRITAHHEKQKPTDHIYTDDIGVTLGSRWTAVEAAGLYVPGGLASYPSSVLMNAIPAKVAGVERLAMVVPTPNGVVNPAILAAARIAGVTEIYRVGGAQAIAALAFGTETIAPVAKITGPGNAYVAAAKRQVFGTVGIDMIAGPSEVLIIADGSANPAWVAADLLAQAEHGAGAQSILLTTDEQLAKAVLAEVERQLATLRAPDNARQGWEEFGAIITVASLEQAMPLANRIASEHVELALDDPQPWIGKIRNAGAIFVGHHTPESIGDYVGGSNHVLPTARSARFASGLGVLDFVKRTSILGCTPQALAELADATVTLAETEGLQAHGKSVSIRLNR, encoded by the coding sequence ATGACTGCACTTCTTTCAAGCGCTGACCCGGGCTTTGCGCAGGCCTTCGAAACGCTGCTGGGCTCCAAGCGCGAAGCCTCGGTCGAGGTGGGCGAAACCGTCGCGGCGATCATCGCCGACGTGCGGGCCCGCGGCGATGCCGCGCTGATCGAGTTGACCCGGAAATTTGATGGTCTCGAACTCACGCCCCAAACCATGCGGTTCTCTGCCCAGGAGATCGATACAGCCTACGGGGCGGTTTCGCCGCAAATTCGCGATGCGTTGACACTGGCGCACAAGCGCATCACAGCCCATCACGAAAAGCAAAAGCCCACCGATCACATCTATACCGACGATATCGGTGTTACGCTGGGAAGCCGCTGGACGGCGGTCGAAGCCGCCGGGCTCTATGTGCCTGGAGGGTTGGCATCCTACCCCTCCTCGGTGCTCATGAACGCCATTCCGGCCAAGGTGGCAGGCGTGGAACGCCTGGCCATGGTGGTGCCGACGCCCAACGGCGTGGTCAATCCGGCCATTCTCGCCGCGGCCAGGATCGCCGGCGTCACCGAAATTTATCGCGTCGGCGGCGCACAGGCGATTGCGGCGCTGGCCTTTGGTACCGAAACGATCGCACCCGTTGCCAAGATAACCGGGCCGGGCAACGCCTATGTGGCCGCAGCCAAGCGCCAGGTTTTCGGCACGGTGGGCATCGATATGATCGCCGGACCTTCCGAAGTGCTCATCATTGCCGATGGTTCGGCCAATCCCGCCTGGGTTGCGGCCGATCTGCTGGCGCAGGCCGAGCATGGGGCTGGGGCCCAATCGATCCTTCTGACCACAGACGAACAATTGGCGAAGGCTGTCCTTGCCGAAGTCGAAAGGCAGTTGGCAACGCTACGGGCACCAGATAACGCGCGTCAGGGCTGGGAAGAGTTTGGCGCGATCATCACGGTCGCAAGCCTCGAACAGGCCATGCCGCTGGCCAATCGTATCGCATCCGAGCACGTCGAACTTGCGCTCGACGACCCTCAACCGTGGATCGGCAAAATTCGCAATGCGGGCGCGATTTTCGTTGGCCACCACACCCCCGAATCGATCGGCGATTATGTGGGCGGCTCCAATCACGTGCTGCCCACGGCCCGCTCGGCCCGGTTTGCGTCCGGGCTCGGTGTCCTCGATTTCGTCAAGCGCACATCGATCCTGGGCTGCACGCCCCAGGCTTTGGCCGAACTGGCAGATGCCACCGTGACCCTGGCCGAAACCGAAGGTCTCCAGGCTCATGGAAAGTCGGTATCGATAAGGCTCAATCGCTGA
- a CDS encoding DUF2948 family protein, which produces MTSIDPLPKATMTDLKLLALDSEDLEIVSAHVQDAVVRVGDMGYSKNDRRFVLLMNRYAWEAGDKRGQRKRAGLHFDHVTAAHAEGFDLNSKDGVLELLAVTFEPNDAPAGQVLLTFAGGGRVRLDAECLEARLRDLGGVWAAKAQPKHDVD; this is translated from the coding sequence ATGACCTCCATCGATCCCCTACCCAAGGCAACCATGACCGACCTCAAGCTTCTGGCGCTCGACAGCGAAGACCTCGAGATCGTTTCCGCCCATGTGCAGGATGCTGTCGTCCGCGTGGGCGATATGGGCTATTCCAAAAATGATCGGCGCTTCGTGCTGCTCATGAACCGTTATGCCTGGGAGGCCGGAGACAAGCGGGGGCAGCGCAAGCGCGCCGGGTTGCATTTCGATCACGTCACTGCGGCCCATGCCGAGGGGTTCGATCTCAATTCCAAGGATGGCGTTCTCGAACTGCTCGCCGTGACCTTTGAACCGAACGATGCCCCGGCTGGGCAGGTCTTGCTTACGTTTGCGGGCGGTGGCAGGGTGCGGCTGGACGCTGAATGTCTCGAAGCGCGTCTTCGCGATCTCGGCGGCGTCTGGGCCGCCAAGGCCCAGCCCAAGCACGACGTCGACTGA